In one Notolabrus celidotus isolate fNotCel1 chromosome 1, fNotCel1.pri, whole genome shotgun sequence genomic region, the following are encoded:
- the gpx1b gene encoding glutathione peroxidase 1b, with amino-acid sequence MAAKFYELTANLLTGEPFSFSSLKGKVVLIENVASLUGTTSRDYTQMNELHERYGSKGLVILGVPCNQFGHQENCKNEEILLSLKYVRPGNGFEPKFQLLAKVDVNGKDAHPLFVFLRESLPFPSDDPSSLMGDPKCIIWSPVCRNDVSWNFEKFLIGQDGVPFKRYSRRFLTSNIEGDIKKLLNQAN; translated from the exons ATGGCTGCGAAATTTTACGAACTCACAGCTAACCTACTGACGGGAGAACCGTTCAGTTTTTCTAGCCTTAAGGGCAAAGTTGTCCTCATTGAGAATGTGGCGTCTCTCTGAGGTACGACCTCCAGGGATTACACCCAGATGAACGAGCTCCACGAGCGCTACGGCAGCAAAGGGCTCGTTATCCTGGGAGTACCCTGCAACCAGTTCGGCCATCAG GAGAACTGCAAGAACGAAGAAATCCTGCTGTCTCTGAAGTATGTCCGTCCTGGAAATGGCTTCGAGCCAAAGTTCCAGCTCCTGGCCAAGGTGGATGTGAATGGCAAGGACGCCCATcctttgtttgtgttcctgAGAGAGTCACTTCCATTCCCCAGCGACGATCCGTCCTCCTTGATGGGTGATCCCAAATGTATCATCTGGAGCCCCGTATGCAGGAACGACGTGTCCTGGAACTTTGAGAAGTTCCTCATAGGGCAAGATGGAGTGCCGTTCAAGCGTTACAGCAGGAGGTTCCTCACCAGCAACATTGAGGGAGACATCAAGAAGCTCCTGAACCAGGCTAACTAA
- the fancd2 gene encoding Fanconi anemia group D2 protein, with translation MKMMRKKKRSSVDKDEATTATKAKKSRSTGRQPKEAAPEETNQSVFGVFLREAGVTLKQGGTSNEIAVDQVVFQKRIQKKLQKSPRYPGIVQEFTTGLESHIEDAERFRNCLLPCVPRLSDGDSGSVSSFQESLLRMLMGIEMLQKYIINVLLEKLPEFMLDGPGEGGLSVPRIIINQLKWLDRVVDSKELAVKLMELVSVAPVEVQRDIITSLPEILEDSQHDDIAGELNTLLKENTQLTVPILDALSSLSLSSSLLIEVRGAVMATLAAVQLDDLPVVVKFILHSVSASDAYEVVCSLRKKLELEQCVLPPVSKCKGSGASASTPAAGSSQDSVTLVLDGIKSAVRFQKTISEAWLKAIESVDEVEDHKVIDLLVLFILHSTNANQSRRGAEKLLKVKVRTGLIQETLLQKTFRDYAQVMRGYFSSILALAQGLLRSPDPCVVPFGGHMYRHSFTAFDSYSRQEVVGALVTHVCSGLGGEVDMALELLCGLVTEKPSEMAVYAVFVKGILDYMENLMPQQIRRLFHLLSRLAFGQQQQGSHIQDDMHIVIRKQLSSTVPKYKRIGIIGAVMIVGSMGASRVKLKESQNGSLSQETLRQVSALLELVKSSSESSPEAAALYYDELANLILSSTLDPQVLEMIAKSVLDDFQNDFVVDLGPDISGSFPFPVCFMYNLDEDESQGGIAINLLPLLAKDIQSKREQQSQNEKAQRRVSPLCLSPFFRLLRLCEEKQHQGDLEEIDALLGCPVILTDMDVLEKTESLSKTEREFLCTLLFHTINWFREVVNAFCRQKDIEMKMKVMTRLQNITYLQTLLEKALAGTPGYVPPIANFDGESPDAVIQSSTAPVIKTKKEGTGKKRKAPGRNSSENSSQLDETTDADKTMQEQPEKEKEKEIRQGVSLVSYRQFFRELDMEVLSVLQCGLLSRSVLDSELQSKVREEVLLGPAELLFLLEDMLRKLEFSLTAAPAKRAPFLKGKTDKSVGFSHLQQMSSKDISSCCVQLLPTLCSHLENCHNHFQTLLSENNGIVDGPATDAQEHQLMSSAYQLLLQVLNTTFSWSGFNLPGQRSLLKKALGVLAGRIKEGGAELPLDQLVKHSFEYLVNFRSTMPSLSTALCLSQLLSTVSEKGGNPAAYREQRASLAKHFLGQEWVTASGERERGTKFNDTLYSLLSIYLEHVDDVLKAVEEIAGEGITELINAAKDESSATWPTLNRQTFLVFYKVLMGELEKAARKIPPFKTSDSTEAQSEKLLTWNLAVRDFHVLVNLVKVFDSRPVLNVCLKYGRLFLESFLKLGMPLLDNSFKKHKEDVQSLLKTFQLSTRQLHHMCGHSKIHQDMSLTNHVPALKKSLELFVYRVKAMLTLNNCQEAFWIGNLKNRNLKGEEILSQMSQGSDDEEEGQQSPAPQEQSENEESDSEERRTVNRGKSMIEDDDSDDSD, from the exons ATGAAA ATGATGCGTAAAAAGAAACGTTCCTCTGTGGATAAAGACGAAGCTACCACAGCAACTA AGGCAAAGAAGAGTCGTAGCACTGGTCGCCAACCAAAGGAAGCAGCTCCAGAAGAGACCAATCAGAGTGTCTTTGGCGTCTTTCTGCGAGAGGCAGGTGTCACCTTAAAACAAGGTGGCACATCCAATGAGATTG CTGTGGACCAAGTCGTTTTCCAAAAACGGAtacaaaaaaaactacagaAGAGTCCCAGATACCCTGGG ATTGTGCAGGAATTCACCACTGGACTGGAGTCTCATATTGAGGATGCTGAGCGGTTTAGGAACTGCCTCCTTCCTTGTGTCCCGAGATTGTCCGATGGAGACTCTGG TTCTGTCAGCTCATTCCAGGAAAGTCTGCTACGTATGTTGATGGGGATTGAGATGCTGCAG AAATACATCATTAACGTTTTGCTCGAGAAACTCCCTGAATTTATGCTTGATGG TCCTGGAGAAGGAGGGCTCAGTGTTCCTCGCATAATTATAAACCAGCTTAAATGGCTGGACAGAGTTGTGGACAGCAAG GAGCTGGCTGTGAAGCTCATGGAGCTGGTGTCAGTAGCACCAGTGGAAGTTCAGCGTGACATCATCACCAGTCTGCCAGAGATACTTGAAGACTCCCAACATGACGATATAGCCGGAGAGCTCAA CACTTTACTCAAGGAGAACACTCAGTTGACAGTCCCCATTCTAGATGCCCTCTCAAGCCTGAGTCTAAGCTCTTCATTGCTAATTGAG GTCCGTGGAGCTGTTATGGCAACTTTGGCTGCCGTGCAGCTGGACGACCTCCCTGTTGTGGTCAAGTTCATCCTCCACTCTGTCTCAGCCTCTGATGCCTACGAG GTGGTGTGTAGTCTTCGTAAAAAGCTGGAGTTGGAGCAGTGTGTTCTCCCTCCTGTGTCAAAGTGCAAAGGATCAGGAGC GTCTGCCTCCACACCAGCAGCTGGCAGCAGTCAGGACAGTGTTACATTGGTATTAGATGGGATCAAGTCTGCAGTGCGATTCCAGAAAACAATATCTGAGGCTTGGCTCAAG GCAATCGAATCTGTGGATGAAGTAGAGGACCATAAG GTCATAGATCTGCTGGTGCTGTTCATCCTCCACTCCACTAATGCAAACCAGAGTCGACGGGGTGCGGAGAAGCTACTAAAGGTGAAAGTGAGGACTGGACTGATCCAGGAGACTCTGCTTCAAAAGACCTTCAGGGACTATGCTCAG GTTATGCGAGGGTATTTCTCCTCCATCCTGGCTCTGGCTCAGGGTCTGCTGCGCTCCCCTGACCCCTGTGTGGTCCCTTTTGGTGGACACATGTACCGACACTCATTCACTGCCTTTGATTCCTACAGCCGGCAG gagGTGGTTGGTGCTTTAGTGACCCATGTGTGTAGTGGTTTGGGTGGGGAGGTGGACATGGCTCTGGAGCTGCTCTGTGGTCTAGTAACAGAAAAGCCCTCAGAAATGGCggtgtatgctgtttttgtTAAG GGAATCTTGGACTACATGGAAAACCTCATGCCTCAGCAGATCCGCAGACTCTTCCACCTCCTGAGCAGACTGGCCTTCGGGCAGCAGCAACAAGGATCTCATATCCAG GATGACATGCACATAGTGATCCGTAAACAGCTGTCCAGCACTGTACCCAAGTACAAACGTATCGGCATCATTGGTGCTGTTATGATTGTAGGCAGTATGGGGGCCAGCAG GGTAAAACTGAAGGAGTCACAGAATGGGTCGTTATCCCAGGAGACTCTCAGACAG GTGTCAGCTCTGTTGGAGCTTGTGAAGTCGAGCAGTGAGAGCTCACctgaggctgcagctctgtaCTATGATGAACTGGCCAACCTGATTCTGAGCTCCACCCTGGACCCTCAGGTGTTG GAAATGATCGCAAAGAGTGTCCTGGATGACTTCCAGAACGACTTTGTAGTGGATTTAGGCCCAGATATTTCAGG ATCGTTTCCCTTCCCGGTCTGCTTTATGTACAACCTCGACGAGGACGAGAGTCAGGGTGGCATTGCTATCAACCTGCTACCTCTCCTGGCCAAAGACATCCAGAGCaaaagagagcagcagagtcAGAATGAGAAGGCGCAAAG GCGagtgtctcctctgtgtttgtctccatTTTTCCGCCTCCTGAGACTCTGTGAGGAGAAACAGCACCAGGGAGACCTCGAGGAGATTGACGCCCTGTTAG GCTGCCCTGTGATCCTGACAGACATGGATGTGCTGGAGAAGACTGAGAGCCTGTCTAAAACAGAGCGGGAATTTCTCTGTACACTGCTCTTTCACACCATCAACTGGTTTAGAGAG GTCGTCAATGCATTCTGCAGACAGAAAGATATCGAGATGAAGATGAAAGTGATGACTCGTCTGCAGAACATCACCTACCTTCAGACGCTGCTGGAGAAGGCGTTGGCAG GAACACCTGGCTATGTTCCACCCATCGCTAACTTTGACGGAGAAAGCCCCGATGCTGTCATTCAGAGTTCCACTGCTCCTGTAATTAAGACGAAGAAGG AGGGCacagggaagaagaggaaggccCCTGGCAGGAATTCCTCAGAGAACAGCTCTCAGCTTGATGAGACGACTGATGCAGATAAAACTATGCAG GAGCAaccagagaaggaaaaagaaaaggagatcCGGCAAGGAGTCAGTCTAGTGTCCTACAGGCAGTTTTTCAGGGAGCTGGACATGGAGGTGCTGAGTGTGCTGCAGTGTGGCTTGCTCAGCCGCTCAGTGTTGGACTCTGAGCTCCAATCCAAG GTGCGAGAGGAAGTTCTTCTGGGTCCCGCCGAGCTGCTTTTCCTACTGGAGGATATGCTGCGCAAACTGGAATTCAGTCTTACAGCTGCACCGGCCAAGAGAGCCCCTTTCCTCAAG GGGAAGACTGATAAGAGCGTGGGCTTCTCCCATCTACAACAGATGAGCTCCAAAGATATCTCCTCCTGTTGCGTCCAGCTGCTGCCCACCCTCTGCTCACATCTGGAGAATTGCCACAACCATTTTCAG ACCCTGCTGTCTGAGAACAATGGCATTGTGGATGGACCTGCCACAGATGCTCAGGAGCACCAGCTGATGTCATCAGCCTACCAGCTGCTCCTGCAGGTCTTGAACACCACTTTCAGCTG GTCTGGATTCAACCTGCCAGGGCAGCGAAGCTTACTGAAGAAGGCCCTGGGAGTTTTGGCTGGACGAATCAAAGAGGGAGGTGCGGAGTTACCCCTGGACCAGCTGGTGAA ACACAGCTTTGAGTACCTGGTGAACTTCAGAAGCACAATGCCGAGTCTCAGCACTGCTCTGTGCCTCTCCCAGCTCCTGTCCACTGTGTCAGAGAAAGGAGGGAACCCTGCTGcctacagagagcagagag CTTCCCTTGCAAAACATTTCCTCGGCCAAGAGTGGGTGACAGCCAGCGGTGAGAGGGAGCGGGGGACCAAATTCAATGATACACTTTACTCTCTCCTAAG CATCTACCTGGAGCATGTGGATGATGTTCTGAAGGCAGTGGAGGAGATAGCAGGAGAAGGAATCACTGAGCTCATTAATGCAGCCAAAGATGAGAGCTCTGCAACATGGCCCACACTCAACAG gcAGACATTCCTGGTCTTCTATAAAGTTTTGATGGGCGAGCTGGAAAAAGCTGCCAGGAAGATTCCTCCTTTTAAAACCAGTGACAGCACTGAG GCTCAGAGTGAAAAGCTGCTGACATGGAACCTGGCTGTCCGAGATTTTCACGTCCTCGTCAACTTAGTTAAG GTGTTTGATTCCAGACCGGTGCTCAATGTGTGCCTCAAG TATGGTCGCCTCTTCCTGGAGTCTTTCCTTAAGTTGGGGATGCCGCTGCTAGACAAcagtttcaaaaaacacaag gagGATGTTCAGAGTCTTCTGAAGACCTTCCAGCTCAGCACCAGACAGCTCCATCACATGTGCGGGCATTCAAAG ATCCATCAGGACATGAGCCTGACCAACCACGTACCTGCTTTGAAGAAGAGcctggagctgtttgtctaCAGAGTCAAGGCCATGCTGACACTTAACAACTGTCAGGAGGCTTTCTGGATCGGCAACCTGAAGAATCGAAACCTAAAG GGTGAAGAGATTCTTTCTCAGATGTCACAAGGAagtgatgatgaggaagaggggCAACAATCACCGGCGCCTCAGGAGCAGTCAGAGAATGAG GAGTCTGACTCGGAGGAGAGAAGGACGGTCAACAGAGGGAAAAGTATGATTGAAGATGATGATTCGGATGATTCAGACTAA